Proteins from a single region of Actinomycetota bacterium:
- a CDS encoding ImmA/IrrE family metallo-endopeptidase: MNPHGRRESDPRAQHLLARFTLRFGKITGPVPVDAVARDLLGLFVMESDDIQVSGLLVPDRRYVYLNAREARESEGRRRFTLAHEIGHWVCQCDEGRAGSPEPILCRESDMASRTGGALEREANNFAASLLMPEQGVRQAAADGLDVEAAAELFGVSDIAMEWRYFNLEITDARPGRER; this comes from the coding sequence GTGAACCCCCACGGGCGTCGCGAGTCGGATCCGCGCGCCCAGCACCTGCTGGCGCGCTTCACCCTTCGCTTCGGGAAGATCACGGGCCCCGTGCCGGTGGACGCCGTGGCCCGCGACCTGCTGGGGCTCTTCGTGATGGAGAGCGACGACATCCAGGTGTCGGGCCTGCTGGTTCCCGACCGGCGCTACGTGTACCTCAACGCCCGCGAGGCCCGCGAGAGCGAGGGCCGCCGCAGGTTCACCCTCGCCCACGAGATCGGCCACTGGGTGTGCCAGTGCGACGAGGGCCGCGCCGGGAGCCCCGAGCCCATCCTCTGCCGCGAATCCGACATGGCATCGCGTACTGGCGGCGCGCTGGAGCGCGAGGCCAACAACTTCGCGGCGTCGCTGCTCATGCCAGAGCAGGGCGTGCGCCAGGCGGCGGCCGACGGGCTCGACGTGGAGGCCGCCGCCGAGCTCTTCGGCGTGAGCGACATCGCCATGGAGTGGCGCTACTTCAACCTCGAGATCACCGACGCCCGGCCAGGCCGCGAGCGCTGA
- a CDS encoding DUF1996 domain-containing protein — protein sequence MPSRTAKITTALVAVTVGAGGLGAAPLFAQGGSDGPRGGGHHHGPPAQGAQQPGSGLGVGPGTGFGQMPGAPATQPGVPGTQPGSGPRTPAPGMASPDITSPRVGPGGDTFLGEGMRRGRSFRVSCGFAKSGIFDPIVFPGQDPAGHDHQFFGATTINKDSTGASLVAANINGDATTCTRLRDGSAYWMPSLQVADDPANPVTVQPDEIRVRYHAPRGQRVRSFPVGFTLVAGDKGATTVQANAGWRCEFDRPGTPLEAAPPPCDTDEAIVGVVRFPNCWDGRNATNPTQAHMAYRVNGACPTTHPVAVPELVEEVFWPSDGQDHAYQLSSGNAAGLHADFINGWDQRALRNQVRRWLNRRG from the coding sequence ATGCCCTCTCGCACCGCCAAGATCACGACCGCGCTGGTAGCCGTCACCGTCGGAGCCGGCGGCCTGGGCGCAGCCCCCCTCTTCGCGCAGGGGGGATCCGACGGCCCGCGCGGCGGAGGCCACCACCACGGCCCGCCCGCGCAGGGCGCCCAGCAGCCCGGTAGTGGGCTCGGCGTAGGCCCGGGCACGGGCTTCGGCCAGATGCCGGGCGCGCCGGCCACGCAGCCCGGTGTGCCCGGCACCCAGCCGGGCTCGGGCCCGCGCACCCCGGCGCCGGGCATGGCGAGCCCCGACATCACCAGCCCCCGCGTGGGCCCGGGTGGCGACACCTTCCTCGGCGAGGGCATGCGCCGCGGGCGCAGCTTCCGGGTGTCGTGCGGGTTCGCGAAGTCCGGCATTTTCGACCCCATCGTGTTCCCCGGGCAGGACCCCGCCGGCCACGACCACCAGTTCTTCGGCGCCACCACCATCAACAAGGACTCCACGGGCGCGAGCCTGGTGGCCGCCAACATCAACGGCGACGCCACCACGTGCACGCGCCTGCGCGACGGGTCGGCCTACTGGATGCCATCGCTGCAGGTGGCCGACGACCCCGCCAATCCCGTGACCGTTCAGCCCGATGAGATCCGCGTGCGCTACCACGCGCCGCGCGGGCAGCGCGTGCGCAGCTTCCCGGTGGGCTTCACGCTGGTGGCCGGCGACAAGGGCGCCACCACGGTGCAGGCCAACGCCGGCTGGCGCTGTGAGTTCGACCGCCCGGGCACGCCGCTCGAGGCCGCGCCGCCGCCCTGCGACACCGACGAGGCCATCGTGGGCGTGGTGAGGTTCCCCAACTGCTGGGATGGCCGGAACGCCACCAACCCCACGCAGGCCCACATGGCCTACCGTGTGAACGGCGCCTGCCCCACCACCCACCCGGTGGCCGTGCCCGAGCTCGTCGAGGAGGTCTTCTGGCCCAGCGACGGCCAGGACCACGCCTACCAGCTGTCCTCGGGCAACGCCGCGGGCCTGCACGCCGACTTCATCAACGGCTGGGACCAGCGCGCGCTGCGCAACCAGGTGCGCCGCTGGCTCAACCGCCGCGGGTAG